From Kineosporia succinea, the proteins below share one genomic window:
- a CDS encoding (R)-mandelonitrile lyase — MQIDPRPATVKNPPEQFTGDVWLDSIAGPRDAGQRAVVARVRFAPGARTAWHSHALGQTLHVTQGVAWVQSRGQERVEAHAGQTLYCPPGQEHWHGAAPDSFMEHLAILDTADDASTTTTWLEHVSDEEYRAGHRPSLGA; from the coding sequence ATGCAGATCGACCCGCGCCCGGCCACCGTGAAGAACCCGCCCGAGCAGTTCACCGGTGACGTCTGGCTCGACTCCATCGCCGGCCCCCGCGACGCCGGGCAACGGGCCGTCGTGGCCCGGGTCCGGTTCGCGCCCGGCGCCCGCACCGCCTGGCACTCGCACGCCCTGGGCCAGACCCTGCACGTCACGCAGGGCGTGGCGTGGGTGCAGTCGCGCGGGCAGGAGCGCGTGGAGGCGCACGCCGGGCAGACCCTGTACTGCCCGCCCGGTCAGGAGCACTGGCACGGCGCCGCCCCCGACTCCTTCATGGAGCACCTGGCCATCCTCGACACGGCCGACGACGCGTCCACCACCACGACGTGGCTCGAGCACGTGAGCGACGAGGAGTACCGGGCCGGCCACCGGCCCAGCCTCGGTGCCTGA
- a CDS encoding carboxymuconolactone decarboxylase family protein, with product MTTAQPSSLETTDPEFTAIARALGDQVTTVADLPEATRFVLQLGAVIATGAHATYRSLLEAALDGPLDPVQVKEVVYQSVPYVGQARAVDALQMTNEVLTARGVHLPLPGQSTTTPGTRLDEGRAVQERIVGPDRVAAIYDGTPADQAHIPVLLSAHCFGDHYTRTGLDVGTRELLTLAILVALGGADPQVKGHVAGNLTIGNERGTLVAAVTVLLPYVGYPRTLNALRAIDEIAPAGTV from the coding sequence ATGACCACTGCGCAGCCCTCGTCGCTGGAGACCACCGACCCCGAGTTCACCGCGATCGCCCGCGCCCTCGGCGACCAGGTGACCACCGTGGCGGACCTGCCCGAGGCGACCCGGTTCGTCCTTCAGCTGGGGGCCGTGATCGCGACCGGTGCCCACGCCACCTACCGGAGCCTGCTGGAAGCCGCACTCGACGGCCCGCTCGATCCGGTGCAGGTGAAAGAGGTTGTCTACCAGAGCGTTCCCTACGTCGGCCAGGCCCGGGCCGTGGACGCCCTGCAGATGACCAACGAGGTGCTGACCGCACGCGGCGTGCACCTGCCCCTGCCCGGGCAGTCGACCACCACGCCCGGCACCCGGCTGGACGAGGGCCGGGCGGTGCAGGAACGGATCGTGGGCCCGGACCGGGTCGCCGCGATCTACGACGGCACCCCGGCCGACCAGGCGCACATCCCGGTCCTTCTCAGCGCCCACTGCTTCGGCGACCACTACACACGCACCGGCCTCGACGTGGGCACGCGTGAGCTCCTGACCCTGGCGATCCTGGTCGCCCTGGGCGGCGCCGACCCCCAGGTGAAGGGCCACGTGGCGGGAAACCTCACCATCGGCAACGAACGGGGGACGCTCGTGGCGGCGGTGACCGTGCTGCTCCCGTACGTCGGGTACCCCCGCACGCTGAACGCCCTGCGGGCGATCGACGAGATCGCCCCGGCGGGAACCGTTTAG
- a CDS encoding MurR/RpiR family transcriptional regulator, whose amino-acid sequence MSGLQGGGTVGVTDLIRAALPDLSESLARVARTVLQDPLAAAELSADQLATRSGASQASVTRFCKAIGLNSYQGLLLRIAQESGRYSGPWSITELSNDISPDDPLEKVLETVVTADLRSLEQARELLDLAAVERAAQAIAKARRVDLYGVGGSGAVANELEMRLFGIGVAARGWMEVHGAVTSASLLTTKDVAVGVSDSGATAETYEALQLAHDRGATTIAITRRTTSPLAVLADIQLTVSGFDTRFRAGSFASRHVQLLVADVLYVRVAQLGFDRASAAIALTSHLAASHSVSRKRSTRTPG is encoded by the coding sequence ATGTCCGGCCTGCAGGGCGGTGGAACGGTCGGGGTCACCGACCTGATCCGGGCCGCGCTTCCCGACCTCTCGGAATCCCTGGCCCGTGTGGCCCGCACGGTGCTGCAGGATCCGCTGGCCGCCGCCGAGCTCTCGGCCGACCAGCTCGCGACCCGGTCCGGCGCGTCCCAGGCCAGCGTCACCCGCTTCTGCAAGGCGATCGGCCTGAACTCCTACCAGGGGCTGCTGCTGCGCATCGCCCAGGAGAGCGGCCGCTACTCCGGCCCGTGGTCGATCACCGAGCTGAGCAACGACATCAGCCCCGACGACCCGCTCGAGAAGGTGCTCGAGACCGTCGTCACCGCCGACCTGCGCAGCCTCGAGCAGGCCCGGGAACTGCTCGACCTGGCCGCCGTCGAACGCGCGGCCCAGGCCATCGCCAAGGCACGGCGGGTCGACCTGTACGGGGTCGGTGGCTCCGGCGCGGTCGCGAACGAGCTCGAGATGCGGCTCTTCGGCATCGGGGTCGCGGCCCGGGGCTGGATGGAGGTGCACGGCGCCGTCACCTCGGCCTCGCTGCTCACCACCAAGGACGTGGCGGTCGGGGTGTCCGACTCGGGCGCCACCGCCGAGACCTACGAGGCGCTGCAGCTGGCCCACGACCGCGGCGCGACGACCATCGCCATCACCCGCCGCACCACCTCTCCCCTGGCCGTGCTCGCCGACATCCAGCTCACCGTCAGCGGTTTCGACACCCGGTTCCGGGCCGGGTCGTTCGCGTCGCGGCACGTGCAGCTGCTGGTCGCGGACGTGCTCTACGTGCGGGTGGCGCAGCTGGGGTTCGACCGGGCGTCGGCGGCGATCGCGCTGACGTCGCACCTGGCGGCGTCGCACTCGGTCTCGCGCAAGCGGTCGACGCGTACGCCCGGTTAG
- a CDS encoding SIS domain-containing protein: MPAAPYVRDLEREVSTRLAAIADDAAAGALEPAIALLADAIAAGGVVQAFGTGHSEAFAMEIAGRAGGLIPTNKVALRNVVLHGAHTVAELAGDPPLERDPRIADDLFATIKRDPADVFIIASNSGVNGSIVGTALLAQEHGHPVIAVTSLEHTARVEPKHPSGKRLSEIADVVIDNRAPYGDATLEGPGGVSVGAVSSITSAFIAQLLTVGVTHRLGTGDKPAPLYLSANIPGGDEHNRALEDLYGERIRRYA, from the coding sequence ATGCCTGCTGCGCCCTACGTCCGCGATCTCGAACGTGAGGTGAGCACCCGGCTGGCGGCGATCGCCGACGACGCGGCCGCCGGTGCGCTCGAGCCGGCCATTGCCCTGCTGGCCGACGCGATCGCCGCCGGGGGAGTCGTGCAGGCGTTCGGCACCGGGCACTCCGAGGCCTTCGCCATGGAAATCGCCGGTCGCGCAGGTGGTCTCATCCCCACCAACAAGGTCGCCCTGCGCAACGTCGTGCTGCACGGCGCCCACACCGTGGCCGAGCTGGCGGGCGACCCGCCGCTGGAGCGCGACCCGCGCATCGCCGACGACCTGTTCGCCACGATCAAGCGTGATCCGGCCGACGTCTTCATCATCGCCTCGAACTCGGGCGTCAACGGCAGCATCGTCGGCACCGCGCTGCTGGCCCAGGAACACGGCCACCCGGTCATCGCGGTCACGAGCCTCGAGCACACCGCCCGGGTCGAGCCCAAACACCCCAGCGGCAAGCGGCTTTCCGAGATCGCGGACGTGGTGATCGACAACCGCGCCCCCTACGGCGACGCCACCCTGGAAGGTCCCGGCGGGGTCAGTGTCGGCGCGGTCTCCTCGATCACCTCGGCCTTCATCGCCCAGCTGCTCACGGTCGGCGTCACCCACCGCCTCGGCACGGGCGACAAGCCGGCCCCCCTCTACCTCTCGGCCAACATCCCCGGCGGCGACGAGCACAACCGCGCCCTTGAGGACCTGTACGGCGAGCGCATCCGCCGCTACGCCTGA
- the ngcE gene encoding N-acetylglucosamine/diacetylchitobiose ABC transporter substrate-binding protein yields the protein MSQLDRRGFIRLAGAVGLTLPTGIALASCSSGSTPAAKGGAVSATNPFGVASGSSVDAVIFDGGYGTDYVTTAAEIMAKAENKVTAKVTPSTQIATQMQPRFVAGNPPDLLDNSGADLIAFSALSGQVEDLTSVIDAPNLEGTTIRDTLYDGMLNDTTIDGKLVAVNYCLTLYGIWYSASLFEKNGWSVPTTWAETLELGAAAKAKNLYLFGWGKEAATYYLTMAIDSAIKEGGHDVRIALGNLAEGCWSLPAVQATLTAMGEAVSKGYVRPGGAGTQFTAAQAQWSQKQEFVLYPSGSWIENEMKDQTAKDFQMTGAATPAVTAQSKLPATAVHASAGESYFVPTKAKNAAGGKELLRAMLSKEAATAFAEAKLASTIVKDTVPEDGFGSTALVSQTKMIAAAAADAFTHNVIEFYGMNTDMLVLWNSFLAGDSSVAELTEKMQKLTDKVREDDSVTKVTVS from the coding sequence ATGTCCCAGCTCGACCGCCGTGGCTTCATCCGTCTCGCCGGTGCCGTCGGCCTCACCCTGCCGACCGGTATCGCCCTGGCCTCCTGCTCCTCCGGCTCGACCCCGGCCGCGAAGGGCGGCGCGGTCAGCGCCACCAACCCGTTCGGCGTCGCCTCCGGCAGTTCGGTGGACGCCGTCATCTTCGACGGCGGCTACGGCACCGACTACGTCACCACCGCCGCCGAGATCATGGCCAAGGCCGAGAACAAGGTCACGGCCAAGGTCACGCCCTCGACGCAGATCGCCACGCAGATGCAGCCGCGGTTCGTGGCGGGCAACCCGCCGGACCTGCTCGACAACTCCGGTGCCGACCTGATCGCCTTCAGCGCCCTGTCCGGCCAGGTCGAGGACCTGACCTCGGTGATCGACGCCCCCAACCTGGAGGGCACGACGATCCGCGACACCCTCTACGACGGCATGCTCAACGACACCACCATCGACGGCAAGCTGGTGGCGGTCAACTACTGCCTCACCCTGTACGGGATCTGGTACTCGGCCTCGCTGTTCGAGAAGAACGGCTGGAGCGTCCCGACGACCTGGGCCGAGACGCTCGAGCTGGGCGCGGCCGCCAAGGCGAAGAACCTGTACCTGTTCGGCTGGGGCAAGGAGGCGGCCACCTACTACCTGACGATGGCCATCGACTCGGCCATCAAGGAGGGCGGGCACGACGTCCGCATCGCGCTGGGCAACCTGGCCGAGGGCTGCTGGAGCCTGCCCGCCGTGCAGGCCACGCTGACCGCGATGGGCGAGGCGGTGTCGAAGGGCTACGTGCGCCCCGGTGGCGCCGGCACCCAGTTCACCGCGGCGCAGGCGCAGTGGAGCCAGAAGCAGGAGTTCGTGCTGTACCCCTCGGGCTCCTGGATCGAGAACGAGATGAAAGACCAGACGGCCAAGGACTTCCAGATGACGGGAGCCGCCACGCCCGCCGTCACCGCGCAGTCGAAGCTGCCCGCCACGGCCGTCCACGCGTCCGCCGGTGAGTCGTACTTCGTGCCGACGAAGGCGAAGAACGCGGCCGGCGGCAAGGAACTGCTGCGGGCCATGCTGTCGAAGGAGGCGGCGACCGCGTTCGCGGAGGCCAAACTGGCCTCGACCATCGTGAAGGACACCGTGCCGGAAGACGGGTTCGGCTCCACCGCCCTGGTCTCCCAGACCAAGATGATCGCGGCCGCCGCGGCCGACGCGTTCACCCACAACGTCATCGAGTTCTACGGCATGAACACCGACATGCTGGTGCTGTGGAACTCGTTCCTGGCCGGTGACTCCTCGGTCGCCGAGCTGACCGAGAAGATGCAGAAGCTGACCGACAAGGTGCGCGAGGACGACTCGGTCACCAAGGTCACGGTGAGCTGA
- a CDS encoding carbohydrate ABC transporter permease codes for MLRRRRLDLDRASLLIVFLLLPFSLYAVMVLWPFVQAVSYSLTSWSGFSPDKPFIGLDNYTELLGDETFRTAVRNSLVLLVVLPIVTLGIAFAFAVLVTVGGPSAGGVRGVRGSAFYRVVSFFPYVIPAIVVGLVWAQAYDPNSGLLNGVLTNAGLDQFEAYAWLGEKRTAMAATIGVAVWGMVGFYMVLFIAAIQGIDREVLEAARLDGAGRVRISRSIVAPYLAGSVRAAYIYIGIFALDCFVYVQALNSTGGPDNSTLVITQQIYTTAFTKGDFGKACAMGVVLALLTFAFVGILQLVSRIRSRGTTPVTPMGGVR; via the coding sequence GTGCTGCGTCGCCGACGGCTCGACCTGGACCGGGCGAGCCTGCTGATCGTGTTCCTGCTGCTGCCGTTCTCGCTGTACGCGGTGATGGTGCTGTGGCCCTTCGTGCAGGCGGTCTCGTACTCCCTGACCTCCTGGAGCGGGTTCAGCCCGGACAAGCCGTTCATCGGCCTGGACAACTACACCGAGCTGCTCGGCGACGAAACGTTCCGCACCGCGGTCCGCAACAGCCTCGTCCTCCTGGTGGTCCTGCCCATCGTGACCCTCGGCATCGCGTTCGCGTTCGCCGTGCTGGTCACGGTGGGCGGGCCCTCCGCCGGCGGCGTGCGCGGGGTGCGCGGCTCGGCCTTCTACCGGGTCGTGTCGTTCTTCCCCTACGTCATCCCGGCCATCGTGGTCGGCCTGGTCTGGGCCCAGGCCTACGACCCGAACAGCGGCCTGCTCAACGGCGTCCTGACCAACGCGGGCCTCGACCAGTTCGAGGCGTACGCCTGGCTCGGCGAGAAACGCACGGCCATGGCCGCGACCATCGGCGTCGCCGTCTGGGGCATGGTCGGCTTCTACATGGTGCTGTTCATCGCCGCGATCCAGGGCATCGACCGCGAGGTGCTCGAGGCCGCCCGCCTCGACGGGGCCGGGCGGGTGCGCATCTCCCGCTCGATCGTGGCGCCCTACCTGGCCGGCAGCGTGCGGGCCGCCTACATCTACATCGGCATCTTCGCCCTCGACTGCTTCGTCTACGTACAGGCGCTGAATTCCACCGGCGGGCCGGACAACTCGACCCTCGTCATCACCCAGCAGATCTACACCACGGCCTTCACCAAGGGTGACTTCGGCAAGGCCTGCGCCATGGGTGTCGTGCTCGCCCTGCTCACCTTCGCGTTCGTCGGGATCCTGCAGCTGGTCTCCCGGATCCGCTCCCGCGGCACCACCCCTGTCACACCCATGGGGGGTGTCCGATGA
- a CDS encoding carbohydrate ABC transporter permease, with protein MSQTTMTRPAGETRRVPRRPAAGSGDRRAAVASHTVLSVWSLVVLVPLLWTVLQSFKTSAEIFESPFALPSRWSFDNYVSAWTTAGIGSYFLNTVIVVGCALFLTMLLGSMSAYALARFDFPGRAVVRQLILAGLTFPIFLAVVPLFFVLQGMGLLGTLPGLILTYTAFAYPFTVFFLIAYFEELPGEIAEAAAIDGASEWRTFFQIMLPMARPGMASVAILNFVGLWNQFLLPLVLNTDQTKWVLTQGMAAFASSAGYSVDFGALFAGAVMTIVPVLVVYVVFQRRLQGSVAQGSLK; from the coding sequence ATGAGCCAGACCACCATGACCCGACCCGCCGGCGAGACCCGGCGCGTCCCCCGTCGGCCCGCCGCGGGCAGCGGTGACCGCCGCGCCGCCGTCGCCTCCCACACCGTCCTGAGCGTGTGGTCGCTCGTCGTGCTCGTGCCTCTGCTCTGGACGGTCCTGCAGTCGTTCAAGACCTCGGCCGAGATCTTCGAGTCGCCGTTCGCCCTGCCCAGCCGCTGGTCGTTCGACAACTACGTCTCGGCCTGGACCACCGCCGGCATCGGCAGCTACTTCCTCAACACCGTGATCGTCGTCGGCTGCGCCCTGTTCCTGACCATGCTGCTGGGCTCCATGTCGGCGTACGCGCTGGCCCGGTTCGACTTCCCCGGCCGGGCCGTGGTGCGGCAGCTGATCCTGGCCGGCCTGACCTTCCCGATCTTCCTGGCCGTGGTGCCGCTGTTCTTCGTGCTGCAGGGAATGGGCCTGCTGGGAACGCTTCCCGGCCTGATCCTGACCTACACGGCGTTCGCGTACCCGTTCACCGTCTTCTTCCTCATCGCCTACTTCGAGGAACTGCCGGGGGAGATCGCCGAGGCCGCCGCGATCGACGGCGCCAGCGAGTGGCGCACGTTCTTCCAGATCATGCTGCCGATGGCCCGCCCGGGCATGGCCTCGGTCGCGATCCTCAACTTCGTCGGGCTCTGGAACCAGTTCCTGCTGCCCCTCGTGCTCAACACCGACCAGACGAAATGGGTCCTCACCCAGGGCATGGCGGCCTTCGCCTCGAGCGCCGGCTACTCCGTCGACTTCGGCGCCCTGTTCGCCGGGGCCGTCATGACCATCGTGCCCGTGCTCGTCGTCTACGTCGTCTTCCAGCGCAGGCTCCAGGGCTCGGTCGCCCAGGGAAGCCTCAAATGA
- a CDS encoding N-acetylglucosamine kinase — MTPAFLGIDAGGTSTHAVLVLGDGTCVAHARRSGGNPTSRGRTDALNAIVEAAQDALGRASVTLGEPVAVNECVLAMAGEPDKIDTPVLARAVGLTAGSVHLASDVEAMYFSSACEPEGSVVVAGTGSVAARLSSGVLTQAAGGAGWLLGDGGSGFWIGRNVVRAVVAQLSGLGPATGMTPSVLEAFGVPGDAGAPARQKLEALVRSAYAQPPVHLARFAPIAFALADHDDAARHLLERAGEHLAVLVERFPGDGPLVLGGSVVTRGFLPRPGLSGALAAALHGRDVRTAENGGAGAAFLALTRSGPGLSVARRAAHRAGHRAAHARITSTLTDRPLP; from the coding sequence ATGACCCCTGCGTTCCTGGGGATCGACGCGGGCGGCACCTCCACCCACGCCGTTCTCGTGCTCGGCGACGGCACCTGCGTGGCGCACGCCCGCCGGTCCGGCGGCAACCCCACGAGCAGGGGGCGTACGGACGCGCTGAACGCCATCGTCGAGGCCGCCCAGGACGCGCTCGGGCGGGCCTCGGTGACGCTGGGCGAACCCGTCGCGGTGAACGAATGCGTACTGGCCATGGCCGGGGAACCCGACAAGATCGACACCCCGGTCCTGGCCCGCGCCGTCGGCCTGACGGCCGGGTCGGTACACCTGGCCAGCGACGTCGAGGCCATGTACTTCAGCAGCGCCTGCGAACCCGAGGGCTCCGTGGTGGTCGCCGGCACCGGATCGGTGGCCGCCCGCCTGAGCAGCGGGGTGCTCACGCAGGCCGCCGGCGGTGCGGGGTGGCTGCTCGGGGACGGCGGATCCGGCTTCTGGATCGGCCGGAACGTCGTGCGGGCCGTGGTCGCGCAGCTGTCCGGGCTCGGCCCGGCCACCGGCATGACGCCGTCCGTGCTCGAGGCCTTCGGCGTCCCCGGCGACGCCGGCGCACCGGCCCGCCAGAAGCTGGAGGCACTCGTGCGGAGTGCCTACGCCCAGCCGCCCGTGCACCTGGCCCGGTTCGCGCCGATCGCCTTCGCCCTGGCCGATCACGACGACGCCGCCCGCCACCTCCTCGAACGGGCCGGCGAGCACCTGGCCGTGCTCGTCGAGCGCTTCCCCGGCGACGGGCCGCTCGTCCTCGGCGGATCCGTGGTCACGCGGGGATTCCTGCCCCGGCCCGGCCTGTCGGGCGCACTCGCGGCCGCGCTGCACGGGCGTGACGTGCGTACCGCCGAGAACGGCGGCGCCGGAGCGGCTTTCCTGGCACTCACCCGATCCGGGCCCGGCCTCAGCGTCGCCCGCCGCGCCGCCCACCGTGCCGGCCACCGCGCCGCCCACGCCCGGATCACGTCGACCCTGACCGACCGACCCCTACCGTAA
- a CDS encoding beta-N-acetylhexosaminidase, whose product MGLSTLRASLLGAAVAVVVGLTGLPGAAAQSSPATTLSSTPSSSVSSTVPGTVPALTDWKPAAGQYNWTTTSRIVTDRASAPVARRLAADLKDRLGRKVTVTTGGRARTGDVVLSLDRRSAKTLGDEGYRLDVGATVEIEGATGTGTFYGTRSLVQLLTRSRSIPRGSSTDVPAYRERGVGVCACQIQVSTEWFERLMTDMSYLKLNQLWIETKVESDAYPEANFWAYYTKAEARQLQKWADDNHIQLVLEVNSPGHMSPWLANYPQLQLTNAAGVKQPDRLDITRPEALEFVTTLADEYAEVFDDTYWHMGADEYMLGSAFDQYPQFQAYLDAHPEQYGTDAVPEDVYVDFINAVAAHLRERGRTLRVWNDGIPLNATHELDRDIVVEYWDGRTSMVQAQEIVRRGYDLQNASYSLYLIRNGGSNPINEESLWNQGWTPRQFDGTDPTPIQDVPGGGSVRGAKITAWPDYSTTQTENSVEQDLFAATRFIAESTWASKHVVASYAEFAALSADLGRAPAYENVDFRPLRDGSYRMKVRSGAVGVQGTTLTTGARGETFTLKATDDGYYRLSTSAGSCVRMQGGKLWLGSPLDDRLPLSVVATCQGDNLEKWQIKPVPGGYRLINAITQMPVTVLDGVLVQRPADRAAPAVFTF is encoded by the coding sequence ATGGGCCTGAGCACTCTGCGCGCGAGCCTCCTCGGCGCGGCAGTCGCCGTCGTCGTCGGGCTCACCGGGCTACCGGGAGCCGCCGCCCAGTCGTCCCCGGCCACCACCTTGTCCAGCACCCCGTCCAGCAGCGTGTCCAGCACCGTGCCCGGCACCGTCCCTGCCCTGACCGACTGGAAACCCGCGGCCGGACAGTACAACTGGACCACGACGTCCCGCATCGTCACCGACCGCGCCTCCGCCCCGGTGGCCCGGCGCCTCGCCGCGGACCTGAAGGACCGGCTCGGCCGCAAGGTCACCGTCACGACCGGCGGCCGGGCCCGCACCGGCGACGTGGTGCTCTCCCTCGACCGCCGCTCGGCGAAGACGCTCGGTGACGAGGGCTACCGGCTCGACGTGGGGGCCACCGTCGAGATCGAGGGTGCCACCGGCACCGGCACGTTCTACGGAACGCGCTCGCTGGTGCAGCTCCTGACCCGGTCACGCAGCATCCCGCGCGGCAGCAGCACCGACGTGCCGGCCTACCGCGAGCGGGGCGTCGGGGTCTGCGCCTGCCAGATCCAGGTCTCGACCGAGTGGTTCGAGCGCCTGATGACGGACATGTCGTACCTGAAGCTCAACCAGCTCTGGATCGAGACGAAGGTCGAGTCCGACGCCTACCCGGAGGCGAACTTCTGGGCCTACTACACCAAGGCCGAGGCGCGGCAGCTGCAGAAGTGGGCCGACGACAACCACATCCAGCTGGTGCTGGAGGTCAACTCGCCCGGGCACATGAGTCCCTGGCTGGCGAACTACCCTCAGCTGCAGCTGACGAACGCGGCCGGGGTGAAGCAGCCCGACCGGCTGGACATCACCCGGCCCGAGGCGCTGGAGTTCGTGACCACGCTGGCCGACGAGTACGCCGAGGTCTTCGACGACACGTACTGGCACATGGGCGCCGACGAGTACATGCTCGGCTCCGCGTTCGACCAGTACCCGCAGTTCCAGGCCTATCTCGACGCGCACCCGGAGCAGTACGGGACGGACGCGGTGCCCGAGGACGTGTACGTCGACTTCATCAACGCGGTCGCCGCGCACCTGCGTGAGCGCGGGCGCACCCTGCGGGTCTGGAACGACGGCATCCCGCTGAACGCGACCCACGAGCTCGACCGGGACATCGTGGTCGAGTACTGGGACGGGCGCACGTCCATGGTGCAGGCCCAGGAGATTGTCAGGCGCGGGTACGACCTCCAGAACGCCTCGTACTCGCTGTATCTCATCCGTAACGGCGGGTCGAACCCGATCAACGAGGAGTCGCTCTGGAACCAGGGCTGGACGCCGCGCCAGTTCGACGGCACCGACCCCACCCCGATCCAGGACGTCCCGGGCGGCGGCTCGGTGCGCGGCGCGAAGATCACGGCCTGGCCGGACTACTCGACCACCCAGACGGAGAACTCGGTGGAGCAGGACCTGTTCGCGGCGACGCGGTTCATCGCCGAGTCGACCTGGGCCTCGAAGCACGTGGTGGCGAGCTACGCCGAGTTCGCGGCGCTGTCGGCGGATCTGGGGCGCGCTCCCGCGTACGAGAACGTCGACTTCAGGCCGCTGCGCGACGGGTCGTACCGGATGAAGGTGCGCTCCGGCGCGGTCGGTGTGCAGGGGACGACGCTGACGACCGGTGCACGCGGTGAGACCTTCACGCTGAAGGCCACCGACGACGGCTACTACCGGCTGAGCACGAGTGCCGGGTCCTGCGTGCGGATGCAGGGCGGCAAGCTGTGGCTCGGGTCCCCGCTCGACGACAGGCTTCCGCTGTCGGTGGTGGCGACCTGCCAGGGCGACAACCTCGAGAAGTGGCAGATCAAGCCGGTTCCCGGTGGCTACCGGCTGATCAACGCGATCACGCAGATGCCGGTGACCGTGCTCGACGGGGTGCTGGTGCAGCGTCCGGCCGACCGGGCGGCGCCGGCGGTGTTCACGTTCTGA
- a CDS encoding discoidin domain-containing protein — protein MDSTDGPPHPSAEPISDGGDDDLDVHDLGVPYREERPGPFGVNRAVWAAATVVVVLATAVGTVLWTTRSAMTDYSSNGLQVDVSVPNTSRRSTPTPSPGTSQESPDPAASGGAADLAGDGSGTADGSGSGNDSGTGADESNDDTGNDGTGSGSGSTSGSNGSGSPGGSESSGGSGGSGGSGGSGGSENDDNDGSGDSGDSGEGSPGDEGGSGDEGGSGTDEPGTPTGNLAASAGLSVSSQASGTSAAALTDGSLATYWEASAGYPDSITLDLGRTVTVARVELSAPQTRSQSLTVKGSTDGSSFSTLRGGSSYRFTPSATISFSPVETRYLRLTFTGGSGYPAAQVSELAVYSS, from the coding sequence GTGGACAGCACCGACGGCCCTCCGCATCCGTCAGCCGAACCGATCTCCGACGGCGGGGACGACGACCTCGACGTCCACGACCTCGGTGTCCCCTACCGCGAGGAGCGACCCGGTCCGTTCGGGGTGAACCGGGCCGTCTGGGCGGCCGCCACGGTGGTCGTCGTGCTGGCCACCGCCGTGGGCACCGTGCTGTGGACGACCCGCTCCGCGATGACGGACTACTCCTCCAACGGCCTGCAGGTGGACGTCTCGGTGCCCAACACCTCCCGCCGGTCCACCCCCACCCCCTCGCCGGGGACGAGTCAGGAATCTCCGGACCCCGCCGCCTCGGGCGGCGCGGCCGATCTGGCGGGTGACGGAAGCGGCACGGCCGACGGGTCGGGCTCCGGGAACGATTCCGGCACCGGTGCGGACGAGAGCAACGACGACACGGGCAACGACGGCACCGGCTCGGGTTCGGGCTCCACCTCCGGCTCCAACGGTTCCGGCAGCCCCGGCGGTTCTGAGAGTTCCGGCGGCTCGGGCGGCTCGGGCGGCTCGGGCGGTTCGGGCGGTTCCGAAAACGACGACAACGACGGTTCCGGCGACTCCGGCGACTCCGGCGAGGGCAGCCCCGGTGACGAGGGCGGCTCCGGTGACGAGGGCGGCTCGGGCACCGACGAACCCGGCACCCCCACCGGCAATCTCGCCGCCTCGGCCGGCCTGAGTGTCAGCAGCCAGGCCTCCGGCACCAGCGCGGCCGCCCTTACCGACGGCAGCCTCGCCACCTACTGGGAGGCGTCCGCCGGTTACCCGGACTCGATCACGCTCGACCTGGGCCGCACCGTCACCGTGGCCCGTGTCGAGCTGTCGGCACCCCAGACCCGCTCCCAGAGCCTGACCGTGAAGGGCTCCACCGACGGCAGTTCGTTCAGCACCCTCAGGGGTGGCTCCTCCTACCGGTTCACGCCGTCGGCCACCATCTCGTTCTCCCCGGTCGAGACCCGCTACCTCCGGCTCACGTTCACCGGAGGCAGCGGGTACCCGGCCGCGCAGGTCTCGGAGCTGGCCGTCTACTCCTCGTAA